In Diadema setosum chromosome 7, eeDiaSeto1, whole genome shotgun sequence, the DNA window ACTTTTCAcagacaaatattttttttatactccTTACTCTAATACAGAGAGCAGAACCTCAAGACATCAAAGTTTTCAGTTTGCTACTTTTTTTGATGAGCAATAGAAGACGATGAAGCAGCAACTCAAACAAGAAGAGGAGATCATACTCACCACATGATAAAAATACACAGTCTACTGTTTACACAGtttatttcacaaggtttttaatGTCGCGAGTCCGGTGTTTTTCGTGAATacgaaaacacaaaaatattaactctgatcctgacatgagtgtggcatgcacacatacattctcCATTTAGATCTGCattccacaatcgcgaatttaactaCTCGTGATAATGCCAGGAAgtcccaataaaaaaaaaataaaaaataaaaaaatagacttgctaaatacatGGCACATACAGTATTCAATGGCAAAAATATGAACCTTCTGTTTGTAAACACAGGTCAGTGAACATCAGTTTTGGTGCAGTCAGCACCCGGAGGTGATAAGTGGAGGTGCAACatattttgattgtttgattcATCATATTTCTGAAACTACTTTGTCTCAACTCAGGAGTCCCAGGAGTCACCAAAGCTAAAATACTCTATTTTAACAGGAATTACACTCTGACTTTAATTCCCAGAGGGCAATATTTCAGTAATATTGACCGCCACATCTAAAAAAAACTGTGACTTAATACATTCTTACGCACGATGGCAATTCCTAAATTGTTGCCCAGTCATTGAAAAAAAGATTcattcatctgcaaaatgatgAATGGAATGCTTTTCTTGGAAAATGAAAACCAAAGCTATACAGTTAAATTTCAGTCTATTAATCTCTGAATTAGTGCACCCGttcttttgtttattgttttgtcttaaaaagaggaaaaaagattTCATATGAAATGGAGAAATGCAAATGATCCACTACCTACACTATTGTGGCTCATGTGGATGGATTCTGATAAGCAGGATATTCATTCGTTCTCACATTCCCttgcccccttttcttattcCATGCCCCTGTTCCAAAAATACCCGTCCCAGCCCTTCACACATAACCCCTGTCAACGTGAGCAAAAACCACTGCTAGATTCGAAGTGGGCTGGGCATAGGGAGAAAACCCAGCGAAACAAAAACTGCAAGAGCACactattgaccaatcacagacaAGCACAGGGGGAAAATTCCCCCACTCTCTTCTctcactctttccctttctttctcacacacacacacacacacacacacacacacacacacaggggcTGGGGTTTTTCAATATCAAGAGAGGGACAGCTGTGAAGTTTAGAAAGTTTGTAACATCTGCCTGACTCACTTGTACCTACAAAGAGCTCTCCTGAGTTAAGTTGGATAACATACAACTCTCCAGGCTCACAGGACTTTTACCTATATTCTAAAGATTCATTCCTTCTATAATCTTCCTTTTGGCTCTTTGCAACACACATTGGACTTTGAATCTACACATCATCATGAAGGCCCAATTATTTGCGCTGTTTCTCCTGATGCCAATTTGGGGTAAGTCGCCTTCAAGGAActtttttatcttatttcatgtTACAAATAGTAGCACTGTCCACATCTAGGTCAGCCAGTATTGCCAGTCACCAATCTATACACTTAGGTCAAGAGGGAAATTGTGGaaaagcatcttgtccaaggatgaccacacttttctttcaaattttaagCCTTATCCATCATATGAGAGggcttccccctcccccaccccaacaaaaattatttttgaagaTGGTGCCCTAGAGACATCCAGTACAAGAATCAATATTGTTGAAAGTTgaaggttgtttgtttgttttttgcatacTGTGCTTCACTTGTATTCAAGGGTACTTGTGTTCATTGACTTTGAATAGAGTAATGCTCTtgtgaacacaaacaaaacataaacaaaaacacctCATAATCACTAATCAATTTCTGCAGGCACATTTTTGCAATACATAATGGTATCACATTAGTTAGGTTTGACATGAAAGACAActaaataatacatgatataatGGACTTAGGCAATATAGGTTGATGCGACAGATGATAATCTGTCTGCAAAGCTGCTCTGACTATACATTTTCCACAATTGCAATCATGTACTACCCTGTAATTGGCAGCCCAATTCAGATTTTGACTGCATCATGTCACATTAATATCTTGTAACCTGCATAGAGAGACTTTGGATGCCATCTTGCACGTCTATACATAACAATCTTTCTAATACCTGCAAATGCTGAAAAGCTGACTCCAGCGCTAGATTGGATCTCacttttggtaaaaaaaaaaaaaacaacaacaacaaacccaaacacacacacacacacaactacaaaatattttatgaatcaggtaagtatgtgtgtgttccAGAGTGCATGCACCTATTCCGTATTAACACAAAGTTAAAAACAAGTGTTCCTGACTCCAAGGTACCTGCACAATAAAGAGCTATATTCCCAAATGATGTTCACCAATCTCCCTACCAGAGTACACATCATGATAGGTTCTCTGAACAGTTGTACCTCAGGGTCATCATCCTCATTCCTATGCGAGAATTCTGTGAATTTCTGATCACCATCAAAAATATTGTGATCTTTCATTTTGCACTCTTTCATACATAGTGCATTTCATCACTAGCTCATCAGTCATCAGCAAGGCTTGAATAGTGACCAGAGTTTGACCAATGACCAGGCTTCAGCATGTGCATACAAATTAAAAGATATCTCATCAGCTCTACTCTTAATTTTTTTCAGTTTCCAGTGTACCTGGAGCAAATAATGACCAAGAAgatgggataaaaaaaaatgagcaattATATCTCCAAGATGTGATTTCCTTATTCCTTCATCAATTGTTGCACTAATGCATGAAAAATATCACTCTTTTGagataccaattttgatgctAATTCAGTGATTAATTTTTTTGATGGCCACAAACGTAAACATATCTAGATTTGGATCACAATGCAAAAATTGTCTGTGAAGTCTCAATGACTCTGCTGGCTGCATGGATGCGCAACCTATTTTGTGAGTTTCATCAAGTCCGCGACATTCGGATCCAGCTCGGATGACATCTCCCCGTCAATAGAGAGGTGTGAAAGCAAGGGAGATGGTCCCAATTTAAAATGCAACATGTGGTTTCCCCTGGAGAAATCTGGACTAGTGTGTCATCAGTATCTCATGCCAGGGggacccatacacacacacacacacactcacacacaccagATGATTGATTCTAGATGAGATATTGGCTCCCCTTTAAAGGCCGCACAGCGGCCATTACCAGCATATGGGCACAGCTGGGGGCACTGAAAACAATCTAGGTTTATTGCAACAGAATATGgagattaaaggggatggctagtaaccgatcagtgggaatcagtgggaatgctgagggatgattgttccaatccttgtgggattcatttaagagtacattatacactgtatatctactgttgtgtgaaaattatttgcttcagaacggtctcgtattcaagtaatgtgcagattaatgccccgtcactgaccagggacgcttacctggaagcattaaactgcacattacttgaatatgagaccattctgaagcaaataattttcacacaagaatagatatataatgtactcttaaatgaatcccacaaggattggaacaatcatccctcagcattcccactgattcccactgatcagttactagccatcccctttaatggaGTGTCCACTGTGTGGTCATGGGATGCCAGGCGTGATAGATGAGATCCCAGTGTAATATCTGGGAGGTTGCATCTATGGGTCGTATGTAGAGTTATTACAATGAACAAATTAATGTTCGGGAGCAATTTGAATTGTTTAACACCATCATCAATCCTGTATTATCACTTAACCAGGATATCTTAATTTGCCTTCACACTTAATTGTCTCAATCTTGTTTTTTCTCTCACCTTGGCtaaaaaattgaattgactactgtatatgctgttattttcacaagggtCTCATTTTTGCTGATTTCGCAAATCACAGTTTGATTGTGAATTTAACAGCACATGAAAATGTCGCAGAGTGCTAGGTTAATAGTGCAATTACAATAGCGTCAATGTCGATTTGCGAAAACAGCATCTAGTAAATATGTCTGTGAgatcctcattcgcgaaaatatctttaTGCGAAAATTACAGCTTATACagtgtgtgtatttattttcattgtggACTTCATGCAGATCATAAATATTCACAACCATTTCAACTGGCACAACACATCCTGTCCTGGTAGCCCATTTTTATGTTAGCATGCCAACTGAAATGAATACTTGGCCATGTTCTGCTTGCTTAGTACTTATCCCTTGGCAGAACTGTTCCAGCCAAGTTGCCATTCATGGCTGTTCATGTTCACATTTCAAAGTTTGGAATTGCAGTTGAAGAGCTGATCCCATTTTCTAGCAGGGTCAAGAAATTCTAAGGAAGTTGTAGTTACGGACCTCTTGACAAAACAAGATTTGAATGTGAAGTTGGCTGAGAGGTAAATGTATTCTGACTTTACCAGTTGGGCTGAAGTGGGTATTGGAAGTATTGCTAGATCTCACTGTAAACTCTGGTGGAACTTCAAAACATGAGTTTATATTATAATGAAGACTTAGAATTCATGCTGATGATTTtctttcaatgatattttttgGAAATTACATTTCATCCCAGGCCTTGGGAATTGACCACCAAATATCTGAATGTGAGCCATTTGTGAGAGTCTCTCttctttcattattattattgttattattattattattattattattaccactattattattattattattattattattattattattattattattattattattatcattatcatcattattattattactattattattattattattattattattattattattattattattattattattattatcattattatttttattattattattattattattattattattattattattattattattattattattatcattattattattattatcattatcattatcattattattaacatttggtatctacatgtacacatggCATTTTCTGTGATACAGCCAAAATATCTGCCACATCAACCTTGACTGTTCAGTGTTTAGTTCACGGTCACACAGGGCACAAGAGAGGGATGGAAATAAACTCTGCCGCCTGGCACACAACCACATGACAACATCCAGAGCCTGACACCCAGCATTATGtcatattggggggggggggggtgaaatagTGTAAATCCTTTATGAAATACAATGTCTTTTTGTCTTCGGTATCCTTTTCTCAGTATCCATGTCTGGGCATGGCattcactgtaaaagtggacatttttgcagcAAGCAAATTTTCGCGCATTCGTGCAACAAGAAgttagcacaaaaaaaaaaaagcatgcaaacatttttgcCCGACATAAGTTCCAGTAATTCAAGTCCTGATTCtttggaattaaaaacacacaaaattccaCGGTCAGAAACACCACATCTCAAACCTTCATCCAGTTGCTGAACAGGCTTTGATGAGAAGCACTGTGGAAGTAGAAGAAgtaaaattcatcttacctagccaaatacaaaaaaaaagaagaaattacatgaaaatatccacttttacatttAGCCATTCAGTGCTCCTTCTCACTCTCATTCTCTAAGTGTTCTTGACAAAACATCTCACACATGTAATTCCTCTGTAAACTTCTGAACAAATATGTTTCTCATGTTGTCATATTAGTACACTGGAGGTCCCAAAATATGAGAATCATGCTTACTACAGTATATCTTTTTACAATGTTGGTAGTATTCTGCACACTACCCAAGTAGTAATGCTTGtctatcatttgtttgtttgtttgttttttttttgcaggtttGACTTGTAACAAAATGGAATGGATGTTTTATCTGTACCATTTTCTACCATGCAAactcaatcaatcaaataatCAATCAGTATCATATGGCTTAATGGTTTTGCATCATGTAATACCCATATGCAAATCACCCAACAATATATCTGTTCActctgatattttttcatttttccaagaaaacacaacaaaaaccaaacTAATCCGTTATTATGATGCTAAGTATTTGTGGAGCACTGAAGGAAGTGCTCAGAAGAGCTGGAAATATGGAGTGCCCTGATGGCCCACAACAGAGCTGTGgtgtaaacattttgcaataattgcaacaatcaatcaaacactTTTATCGTTCTCACAGAAATCAACGTCTACTCTGTAGTTTCCCTAAAGCATTAAAGCGTTATCTCAGTTTCCGTGCATCACAAACAAATCCAACCCTCATGAGTGTAACACGATCATAAAACTTATTGTGCTGAAATACAGCGTGTTCAGAGAACCCACAgaaaaacatttcaaatgtcGGAAATTTATTCACTTTTCTATCAGTCTTGATAGATAAATCTGTTGGAAAGCATTTGCAAAGAAATTTGTTGAACAGATCTGATCAAGCTTATCTAAAGATGCAGATCGATATAGAGGCGAGGAGCTCATGCACTTCTTTCACTGTAGACCCCGACATgagaatatttgaaaaaaaaaatgtaatcaaaGTCACAGGCATAGATAAAATCTGGCAGTGTGTATGCGTAGAATTGCAAATTTTAAAATCTGTGTGGATCTGTTGCAGACTGTTACCGAGAATTAATTCAAGTTATTGCAGAATTTGAAGATTAGCAATAgttattttacatatttttctttgaatgGAAAATTATTTGCACTAATTTTTGACCAAAATTCATCTAATGATATGTTTCTGCATACAAAAACCAATGCAGGATTTGTGAGGAGATGATATGATTACCTCATCTATCATCCCTGAAGTGTCAAGACCTCATATCTCAATTAGCATCTAGGTTAAAAAATCTCATTTTTTTGTcataaaaatattgatttaagtTTTAAAATGGAACAATTACAGATACAATCCAAACCAATGTTTCtacattttttatgttttttgatctacgattttgaaaaaaatatttcaaaaatgaaaaagtgttgttatttttttctcttgaaaattaatgattttgtgATATAAGGTTTTGTCATCCCATGGACAAGATGTGACTGTGCCTGGTATCACTTCAGTTTTATcattttccattcttttttttgagGAACCTTCaccattctgtttgtttgactAGATTTATCAAAGCTAACTTTGAACTTGAAGGAGGTTTGCTCAAGCAGATACAAGCACACCATACACGTTTATAAAAGAGGAACAAAGGACTGTATTTTCGCTCTAACAGTATACAAACACACCACACACGTTTATAAAAGAGGAGCAAAGGGCTGTATTTTTGCTCTAACAGATACAGCAACACCACACACGTTTGGTAAAAGAGGAGCAAAGGGACTGTACGAAACACTCATCTCTTCACGCACCACCTGATGCTTGAGATGCTGTGAAATGAGTCATGTGACCACAAAACAATTAGCACAGCTATATGTGTCATCATAGCATTATGGTCCCAAGGCTGCACAATGTGAGCGCACAGGTATTATCCAAGCAGACTTCCTCAGACATGATTGTGCCTAGTCTATTACGAAATGATCATCAAACTCAAAAATTATTGATTTCATCTATAATTGGGATCCCCTACTGTTTGTGTTGAAGGTTGGTGTTTGCTTGTAATGTAATTTCAGATGGTAGTTGTTGTGTGTTATAATTGCTGTAAATTATGGATGTGAAATAAGCCAAAATGATATTATAAAGTCAAGCAGGTTTAAAGGGAACCAAATCCTATAAAGGTCAAATGATGCAATGTAACATTTATTATGTCTTCGTGATTCAGTGAAagatttcaacaaaaaaaacaaaaacaaaaaaggaaaaaatggcagTCACAGCTTTTCAGGAATATAACCATCTAGAAAGAGAAGTGTGATAATCAAATCTGGGATAACTTGTGGAAAAGTCTTCATCAAGTCAAATCAATTTGTAAACTTTAGATTAAATGTAACTTGACATGAGGGTTTTGGTTCCCTTAAACCTTGCTTCAGCATGAAATATTTGAAGACAAACATAATTTTGAGGGGTTTTTCTcctatttcccccttttttttttcttttttttttgggggggggggggggtagtatattttctttacagtgATGATATATCAATTTAGCAATCCAGATACACAAAGGTGTATTGAAGTAAACTGACATGGCAACTaaaatcatttcattcactGAAATATTTTTCCCACTTTATTTTCATGACTAAATCTCgccaaaattatgattaaatgGCAGTTTCATTGAAATCCAACTCAAATTTTCTTGATGGGCTAAAAGTACATGTAAATTTGATGTGGCTATACTTTCCAATGGAGAGTAAAGGCAACTTTCATTTAGCGAATTGCATTAAGCATTTATGCAGTCCTCTGCTTTGGAGTACTAAGATAAAAACACATATAAGTGATGATAAGTGGCGACCAATCTCACAGCCTTACTCCTCATCTTTCGACTTCCTCCGCACACATACTAGGTCTGTAACCTCAAGACTAATAATGTGTCGGTGACAGCAAGTGATCACGGCATTCTCAAGGCAGCTACTACCGTGTGTTCACATCTTGTCGCTAGGTGTCGCTATGAGACCCTCTCTTTCTCACTTCATGATCTCACTCCTCAAAATGTCAATTAGATTTACGGGGAGATGGAGTGGCCTACAGTCAGAGCTAAAGTGTGTTTGTTCATcgtcctcattttttttttcctctctatttctttcacgATCTCATCAGCCCGGTGTCCTTCCACTATCAGTCAATTCATTAAAATGGGACTTATTACTCATTATGGGTCATCctgttaagggggggggggggaggaggggagcgCATGGACTGGCTCAGTGTCAAATCCTCACCTCCTAGCTGCAGGGATTACATGATGATTAAGATATTGAATGGACCCGATTTTGTCAGATCCAACGATTTCCTCAGATTACCAAAATATGTCGCCCTTAATTAATTTTCAGTGCTGTATAAAACCCTCCCATTGCTTATCCTTAATCCAGCTGTCATGCTATATGATACAACTGTGAATTTATATTCTGtcatctctccctccccctccaaaataaaagaaagaaatcatttaGCTGCATGATTGTTATAGATCTAGAAATAAGTATTCAAACATTTACatgagaaaaggagaaaaaaaaagtaatcaacAACATCATGACATTTCATCTTTCGTGGCATTTGTCTCTATCTGTCtgccttctctttctttcttgtcttttttttttcttcatttttccacCTCTCagtatctctttttctttctatcactGAGTCTCTGACACACACCCACATTACTAGTATATCTATTATCCCCCGGACGGGCTCATtctgctacaacacgcatttcccatagacacctgcccaagtatactcgggacttgtcttcaacaggttCATATCTTACTCTAGGACAAATTGCAatatcttcacatttttcaataGCCATAACCCATTCATATTCTTATTTCCTGAACATGAGCGACTAAAGGATCTTCAAATAATTCCAAGAAAACTTCATAAAGAAAAAGAGTACTTCATCACACTGACAGCATGGTTCTTTTGTCTCTTTCTACCAGCCTGCTCTGCTCAATTTGACTGGCTCTGGGTGAGAAGACAAGGGAATGCCATGGCTCCACAGCGACAGTCCTCCTTTGGCTTCATGGCAGTCAGCACCACCCCGCAGCCGTCCTTTGGTGGGGGGAAGCAGAAGTCCTGGAGGCGAGTCGGTGCCCCCGCCAGCAGCATCGACACCATCGCCGGAGACGTGGCAGGCGGTGCCAGCTTCAACCCCATTGAgtctgtaccacctatcggcGACAGTGGTAGCGCGACCAACACCATGGGCACTGGTGACACCTCCACCAACGTTGACGGGAGTGAGTGGATTTCGCTCGGCAACGGGAAAGACTACGGGGGCAACAGCGGAAACAACGGGGGTGCGGGTGGCGGTGGAAATGGGGGCGCCTCTGCTGGTACCAGTGGTGGAATGGGTGGCACAAGCGGTGGCACCGGTGGGTCTGTTATTGGAGGCGGTGCTATGGACCCCTCTTTGGATGACACCATGCAGAACCTGAACAAGGCGTCAGCAGGTAGCATAGCTGGTATTGTGATTGGAGTCATCATTCTCCTGTGTGTACTCGCCGGCGTTTCCTTCTTCGTCATGCGGCAGGTGCACAGGAAGGTTCAAGTTGGAGGAATGCGTGCATAGATGGACAACACTAACAAACATTATAAAATAGACTagatcatacttttttttccatcacatTCTTGGAGACCAAAGTCAAAGTCCTTGTAAAACTGTGCTTCCAGTTGTGAGAATCCCAAGACATAATTACTGCCAGTAAAAATGACCAGAATCTCTCCagcacaaaatatttcaaacctCTTTTATCATCATAAGGAGGATGTTGGAGAACATAAAACAATGCAAAGTgtccttctttccttccatcCATGGAATGCTTGAGGCTCACCACCATCATTTCTCAACTTGCCTATGACTGCATCTTTCATTCATTGGGTCACTTCATTTTCAATCCGACTCTCTAGCTCTTTTCACACTTTGCTACTGCGACTCCTTAAGACTATGGGTGCGTTCGAACGCTCTagagcgaaccaaagcgaactgaactaaagcgtaccgtaccgtactgtgttAGTTTGGGAGCGTTCGAatgctctgttgagaaagcgtacctctcgagttatttttagaaaaggtcacgcttgtttgtagcaagaaggTCATTCACCTTGCGCTTgacctacttacagctgtcccgaacaaagagaatggtgtttttgcattgtgacgtatgcgcataatacgcgcatgctttacaacgaacttttggtacgctttggtacgcttttggagcacatcgggaagtggtccacttttggctcggtacagtacggtacggtacactttaggagcgttcgaacgctcccctggcgcggtacggtacggtacagttcactttaggagagcgctcgaacgcacccatgGTGATCTAAGCTGGCTCTATCAACATCACTAACCTTAAACTGTGAGTTGACTCTGAGTTGTACTTTTCCAAATATCACAACTGTCAACTACATTTTTTCTATGTATCTTTCTCCTTCTATCACTCTATAAgcctctctttctgtctctcattatatctctctatttctctcatTCCCATTCTGTCAGTTTAAACtatctcttcttttccttccatAGATATTTCTTTCACATCCTATGATAACACACCAGGTTTTCCCCTTGTGCTTCGAATCATCAGCAGCTCAAACAATCAAGAAGTCATGCCCGTTCATTCCGATGCCATTACAATTACATACATCCTGTACCATTCCTGAACCTCGTCCATCTCTGTCGTATCAGCCATTAAGCTTTCTCCTACACAACTTCGCATTTCCTTTTGGTAACTAGTGATCACGGGATGCACACTTTCTCTCGAGTTGGCATCCTGCCCATTAACATGCACGAGTATTACCCAAAGAAGCACTGCCATTTCTGTAGGAGATCACATTACCAGAATTGAAAAGTTTACACATTGGCCtaattattattaaaatgtattttgtatatctaCTTTATAGTTGCTGCTtgtaataaatgataatatttgAATGAATGAGTTTCTTATTCCTTGCTTAGCATAATGCACAGCTGCAAACAAGTTCATGACaacaaacaacaagaaaaaaaaaacaaaacatgcacagTGTGTACAAAACTCCTTCAGTTAGTTGGTTATACTGTTCACCAAGTATTGTAGAACAAGCACTTCACTACTTTCCCAGACACAAGTATGGCTGACTACTTTGATCAAGTCTTACACTGTCATTTCACTAGCTCTGTGTCATATAGtatattatacacatacacacaaatataattgtatgtgtttatgttatATAAATGCCAGTGCAcaggattttattttcatttttttttttttttacaatacaCAAGAGCTAATTGACCTTTGTGCATCACAGACATACGGCACTGATTCTGAGTTGGATCATGCTTGCCTCACTTTGCTGTGTGTTATTTACATACAACATTCAATCACCTCCTGTACATTATGTCATGACCTGTAGCTTCCCCACAGAGGAAGTACATGTAACATTCACATAGTCTTCATATGAGCACTACCACtctcaaaatacacacaatgacTCTCACACAATGTAGAACTgcatttctcttctcttcttttttttttttcagaaactcTTGGGAGATTGACGATTGTGTTGATGTCAGTGAACTTATACCACAGTCGTCTTTTCCTTATTGAGAGTATTTCTGGATGTATTGGTCAATACCTCAACAAATAATCAATTTGTCCTTAGTTTGCACCTGCTACATAAAATGCAGAATCTACAAAGATTTTCTACTTTGCAAAATATGCCACATCTCCAGTAACCACTATACCTCCATTAGTGAAGTTTAGATCTCTGTCCCAGCGTCAAGTAATTTTAACATCTACCCACACCTCTATTGCACCATTCACAAATTATCACCATCATATCAGGTCAAAATATGAGCACTAAATGGTCTGCATGGTGAGgcttaagagagagagagaaagaaagagatttacagctgttaaaaaaaaaaaaaaaaaaaaaaaaaggtagagaGAGACATAGGGAATGAGtaggaataaaaagaaatgactgaaGATAAAGAACATGCTGAATCATTCTTATCCTGGTATCAAGAGGGAATTTAACAGAGCTGAAAACAACTACAGCATGTACAGTTCTGTAATAAACATTTATGTAGCCTCTCATTTTCCACAAACCAGAATGAATTGAAGTCACTTT includes these proteins:
- the LOC140230954 gene encoding uncharacterized protein, whose translation is MKAQLFALFLLMPIWACSAQFDWLWVRRQGNAMAPQRQSSFGFMAVSTTPQPSFGGGKQKSWRRVGAPASSIDTIAGDVAGGASFNPIESVPPIGDSGSATNTMGTGDTSTNVDGSEWISLGNGKDYGGNSGNNGGAGGGGNGGASAGTSGGMGGTSGGTGGSVIGGGAMDPSLDDTMQNLNKASAGSIAGIVIGVIILLCVLAGVSFFVMRQVHRKVQVGGMRA